The Deltaproteobacteria bacterium RBG_16_64_85 DNA window TGGCGGCTTCTGCTACGGCATCGTCATCGGAGACCGGGGCTGGCACAGGCAGGAGATCCATTACAAGTGGAGGGGGATCCTGTCGGGGCAGACGACGGCGAGCCGGAAAGACGCCGGGATGGCGCTCGTCGCCACGGGACGCCTCCTGACCCAGGCGGATATCGACGCCCTCGCGGAAGAAGTCCGGGAGAAGATCAAGCCCGAGGCTCGCGCTCCCCGAGAGCGCTACCAGAAAGAGTGCACGTGACGGAACGAAACGGTCCGAAATACGGCGGCAAGGACGACACGAAGTGCCCGAGGAAAGGCTCGACAGGCAACTGCGGATCCAGGGCTGGGACCAGCGTGCGTTGGAGGAGGCAAGAATAGCGGTCGTCGGCGACGACGATCTCCTGGCCTCCCTGTACGTACTCTCCTCGTCGGCGCTCGGCCTGAGGAATTTCATCATCCTGGCGCCCGGATTGGACCCCGCTCTTCGGGAGATTGCGGAAAGGCTGAATCCGACCCTTTCGATTCATTTCCTTGAAGGGTACTATTCGCACCCGGCGCTCGGCGATCTCTTTGCAGGATGCGACGCGATCGTGGATCTTGCTCACTACGGGCTGGCCGACAAATTGCTGTTGGAGAAAGGATTCCGCGAAGGGATTCCCGTCCTTCGCGCTTTCTGCTACGAGCGGGGCGATGAACAAGGGTTCAAGATGTTCACCTACATCCGGGGGAGGGAGTGGGAGGAACTTCGGGAAATCGTTTCGGCAGAGAACCTGCCCCGGGATCATTTCGATGACGGGGCGCTGGACATCATTGCGGCAGGGATCGCCTTGGAGGAGACCAAGAACCTCTTGATGGACCGGCGGACCTCGGAGGAGGTGATTTCGTACCGGAGGCCGAAACCGAAAGGGAACGGGTACGGGGCCGACGTCTGCGTCGTCGGGGCGGGAGCGTTGGGCAACTTCGCGGGGCTTGGACTCCTCTATTCGGGATTCCGGAACATCACGTTCCTCGACCCGGATGCGGTGGAAGTCGCGAATCTCAACAGGCAGGTCCTCCTCGCCGACAGCGTCGGGTCGAACAAGGCGGAAGCGCTGGCCGGGACGCTGAACAGGATGTTCGGAACGGAAGTTCGGGGGGTCGAGGCGCGCTTCGAAAGGGACACGGACATCTCCGGGTACGACATCGTCTTCGATTGCGTGGACAATTTCGAGACGAAGATCGTGCTGAGCGAGCGATGCCGCGAGCAGCGCAAGACGCTCGTAAGCGGCGGGACCGGCGTGGAGGCGGGCCAGGTGGTGGTGTACGATCCGATGCGGCAGAAGGAAACGCCGGCGGAAGTGTTGGGGCTTTACGAGATCGTCGGGGATCGAGGCCAGGCCCATCCGGCGGACGGGACCTCTTGTGCCTACGCCCCGGATCCGTCGGTGATCATGACGAACCAAATCATCGCGGGCCTGATGGTGGATTCCCTGAGAAGGCTCGTCGACGGCCAGGACGCGGTCAACATTTTTTACGATGCATCGAGCGACACGAGGTTTTAGCCCCTAGTGCCGGAGTCTCCGCGGCGCCGTTCATCCTCAACTCCGGGGCCGGCCCTGGCGAAAGGAAACGTTCAAATCCGGGTGGCCTGCAAAATCCCCCCGGGGTTTTTTATCCGGTCCGAGCTTCTTTTGCTTTCCCATCCGGTGTGATATCTTCTCGCCTATGACGCAGGGACAATTCATACTCCGCGACAAGGAATACCAAGGCTTCCAGGCCACCCTGAAAAGGCTCCTTGCGGATTCCTACGCCAAAGTCGTCTTCCTCGTCGAAAAGAACGGCTCTCTCATGGCCTCCGCCGGGGAGACCGGGGACTTCGATACCACCTCGCTGGCGTCGCTGGCCGCCGGGAACATCGCCGCGACCGGGGGACTGGCCTCCCTCATCGGGGAGAAGGAATTTTCGATCCTTTTCCACGAGGGAGAGCGCGACAACATGCACCTCACCGTCGTCGCCAACCGGCTCATCCTGGTGGTGATCTTCGACCGGCGCTCCTCCGTGGGGCTCGTCCGGCTGCGCGTGCGGAGAGCCGCCGTGGATCTGGAAAGGATCCTTCGGGATGTCGACGCAAAGGCGGAACAGGTGGAAGATGGAGGGATCGAGGAGCTCACCGAGGCCGACATCGAGAGCCTGTTCGAATAATGTCCTTCATCAACTATTCCTCCCGCGAGATCAATTGCAAAATCGTGTACTACGGGCCCGGCCTCTGCGGAAAGACGACGAACCTTCAGTACATCTACAGGCGGATGAAACCGGAAACGCGGGGGAGAATGATTTCCCTGGCCACGGAGACCGAGCGGACCCTGTTCTTCGACTTTCTCCCGCTGTCGCTCGGCGAGATCCGGGGATTCAAGACCCGCTTCCACCTCTACACGGTCCCCGGCCAGGTGTTCTACGACGCCAGCCGCAGGCTGATCCTGCGGGGGGTGGACGGCGCGGTATTCTGCGCCGATTCGCAGCTGACCCGCATGGACTCCAACGTGGAGTCCATGGAAAACCTCCGGATCAACCTCCGGGAGCAGGGGTACGATACCGACCGGATCCCCCTGGTCCTGCAGTACAACAAGCGGGACCTGAGCCCGATCGCCTCGGTGGCGGAGCTTCACTCCCTTCTCAATTACCGGAACGTCCCCGAGTTCGAGGCGGTGGCGCCGACGGGGGTCGGGGTCTTCGAGACGCTCAAGGCCATCATCAAGCTCATCCTCATCGATCTCAAGAAAGGCAAAAGATAATCCCCCTTCCGAACTTCCCCGGGGTTTCCACATGGCCGTAGCGGAACTCATCGTGACCCTTGCCTCCCCCCGCGAGCGGGAGGGGACCGACCTTCGCCCTTATGACGCGGTGTGCCTCGGGAACCCGTATTGCCGGCGCATCCGGGGAAACTTCGCCGAGGAAATCCCGCTGCTCCCGGGAGCGGTGTCCGAACTGCAGGCGGCGGGAAAGAACGTATACGTGACGTCCCCCGCCGCCCCGAGGGGGCGCGACCTTCCCCACGTGGAGCGTCTCATCGAGGCCGCCGCGGCCGCCGGCGCCCAGGCGCTCGAGGTCCACAACATGGGGGTTCTGCGGATTCTCCGGGAGAAGGGCAATCCCCTGCCCGCCCACATGGGGGCGTTCGCCAACGTCTACACCCACCTGGCCGCGCAGGTCATGCGCGATTACGGGGCCGTCCGGGTCCGCCCGAACGCCGAGGTCAGCCTGCAGGAAATGGAGATCGTCTCGCGGGAGGCGGGGGTCGAGGTGGAGGTCCTGGTGCACGGCAAGATCCCGCTCGGGGTGACGGATCGGTGCTCCCTCCTGGCGGAGACCGAGGACAAGGATCCGAACTGCCCGGCCGCCTGCGAGGAGGAGCATTGGCTGACCGCCCGCCAGTGGGTGCTGAAAACGGTGGGGAAGGGGGTCTTGAGCGGCAGGGACATGTGCATGCTGGAGCACCTCCCCCGGCTCCTCTCGGCCGGGTTCAACGTGTTCAAGGTCGAAGGGCTCTACGAGTCGGCCGCCTACCGGTCGGAGATCGGAAGAGTGTACCGCGATGCCCTCACGCTCGCCGGATCGGGAAAACCGTTCGAGGTGCGGCCGGAGTGGGCCGACGTCCTTCGAAAGCACTCCCGCGAGGGGCTGTGCAACGGCTACTACTTCGGGAAGACGGGGCGGCTTTACGTCGGCACTGTTTTACAGGAAGGCAAACCCAAGGTATAATTACTGTTCCCATATCCACAGCGCAGGGGAGGATGGCGGGAATGGCGGAGCTTCTGGCATCCGGCGGGACGACCGAGATGGTCCGGGCGGTTCTCGACAACGGGGCGGACGCGGTGTACGTGGGAGCGAAGGGGTGGAGCCGCCGCCGCGCGCAGTACGAAATGGACGACGACCAGATCCTCGCATCCGCGGCATATGCCCGGTCCGCCGGGAAGGTGCTGCGGGTGGCGTTCAACACCTTGCCGGCCTCCCGCGAGTTCCCGCTCCTGCTGGCCAAGGCGGAAAAATTCCATGCGGCGGGGATCCGCGATTTCATCCTTACCGATGTGGGGGCGATGGCCGCACTGTCCCACCGGTTCCCCGGCGTGCAGATCCACGCGAGCGTCGGGTGCACCATCATCAACGCCCAGGATGCACGGTTCTACAAGGAGGCCGGCGCCTCCCAGATCGTGGCCGAGTGCCGGATGGACCGGGAGGAGATGCGCAGGATCAAGGAGGAAGCGGGAGTCGGACTGGAAGTCCTCGTCCACGCCACCACCTGCTACACTCTTCTCGGCCGCTGCACGATGAGCAGCTACACCCGCCAGGAGTGGCGGATCGACGGCGAGGGGAAGAACCACTTCCTCGGCAGCCCCAACCGCGGAGGGCTCTGCTACCGGGTTTGCCTCGCGGAGTGGGACCAGGTCGGGGAAGACGGGACGGCGGAGGTCCGCGGGGTGGTCCTGCCGAACGTGGCCTATTTCCTCGTCGACGACATCCCGTTTCTCATCGACCTGGGGGTGGACACGATCAAGATCCAGGGGCGCGAGTATTCCGTTTCCCTGGTGGGAGAGATGGTCCGGTTCTACCGGGAGCTGATCGACGCCTGCGTGAAGGACCGCTCCTCGTTCCGGCTGGAGCCGTGGAAGGAGCGGATGGCCGGCATCGTTTCCGCCCGCGACACCGAACGGCGGGAGAAGACCGCGGGGCTCATCTCGGAGTCCCTGACAGCCTCGTAGGCCGCTTCCTTCTAGTGGCTCATGTCGCCCTCGCGGAAATACTCCACGAGGGCGCGCTCCACGACCAGCTCTGGCGTCACCCGCTTGTCCCTGCAGAAATCCCGCAGGGATTCCGCCAATTCCGCCGGCAGCGAGACGGTGATCTGCTCGCGGCCGCCGTTCCCTCTTTTCCCCTTTCGCGCTCCGGTCATCGCTTCTCCTCGTTCCTTTTCGTCTCGCCTTCCCGCGGACGGTCCTTTCCATCGGCGGACCCGGCCTGGCCCCCGGTCTGGTAGAACCTGCGGAATACCGCCCGCAGCCTTTCCTCGTCGGTGATATCGCTTGCCTTCGCCTGGTGAATCAGCTCCCCGTTCAGGAAGATGCAGTACCGGTCGAGGACGCGGCGCGCCGCCACCAGGTCGTGCTCCGCGAGGAGAACCGTGGCCTTGCCCTTCAGCGTCCCCTCGATGATGGAGAGGATCCGGTCGCGCACCTCCAGCGAAAGGCCCAGGAACGGCTCGTCGAACAGGAGGAGCGATGGGTTCCCCATCAGCGCTCGGCCGATGACCAGCATCTGGCGCTCCCCGCCGGAGAGGACTCCGGCAAGATCCCGCTCCTTCACCTTGAGGACGGGAAAAAGGTCATGCACCTTCTCCCGCGAATGATCCCGCTCCGCCGCGGTCCGCAAGTACCCCCCCACGTCCAGGTTTTCCCGGACGGTCATCCGCAGGGCCACCCGCGCCCTGTCGGACACGTAGTGCACCCCCCGGGCGACCCGTTCATGCGCGTGGAGGTGGGTGATGTCCTCCCCATGATACGTGATCCTTCCCTCCGCGACGGGGATGAGCCCCGCGATCGCCTTGAGAAACGTGGTTTTCCCGGACCCGTTCGCGCCGAAGATCGCAACGATCTCCCCCTGCCTGACCGTGAGCGTCACGTAGTT harbors:
- a CDS encoding dynein regulation protein LC7; this encodes MTQGQFILRDKEYQGFQATLKRLLADSYAKVVFLVEKNGSLMASAGETGDFDTTSLASLAAGNIAATGGLASLIGEKEFSILFHEGERDNMHLTVVANRLILVVIFDRRSSVGLVRLRVRRAAVDLERILRDVDAKAEQVEDGGIEELTEADIESLFE
- a CDS encoding gliding-motility protein MglA, with product MSFINYSSREINCKIVYYGPGLCGKTTNLQYIYRRMKPETRGRMISLATETERTLFFDFLPLSLGEIRGFKTRFHLYTVPGQVFYDASRRLILRGVDGAVFCADSQLTRMDSNVESMENLRINLREQGYDTDRIPLVLQYNKRDLSPIASVAELHSLLNYRNVPEFEAVAPTGVGVFETLKAIIKLILIDLKKGKR